A stretch of Flavobacterium sp. N1994 DNA encodes these proteins:
- a CDS encoding acyl transferase, whose amino-acid sequence MINPQDIFTIASQKQFEKIALKVFRFQYENNMVYQEFCNYMKVDKQSVKSLQQIPFLPIQFFKSHDIVSNTDSVQEIFTSSGTTGMITSKHLVTDVSLYEQSYRKAFSEFYGNIEDYTVLALLPSYLERSGSSLIYMVKDLIALSNNEHSGFYLNNYDELIAKLIELDNAGQNVILIGVTYALLDLIEKQKFQLKNTIIMETGGMKGKRKEMIREELHEILCNGFGVQNIHSEYGMTELLSQAYSLGNGIFECPAWMQILIRDTEDALTYVANGKTGGVNVIDLANINSCSFIATQDLGKKYPNNSFEILGRFDNSDIRGCNLMVM is encoded by the coding sequence TTGATAAACCCACAAGACATATTCACTATAGCATCTCAAAAGCAATTTGAAAAAATAGCTTTGAAGGTTTTTCGTTTTCAATACGAAAACAACATGGTCTATCAAGAGTTTTGCAATTATATGAAAGTGGACAAACAATCCGTAAAATCATTGCAGCAAATTCCGTTTCTACCAATTCAGTTCTTTAAAAGTCATGATATAGTTTCTAATACTGATAGTGTTCAAGAAATATTTACAAGCAGTGGCACCACCGGAATGATTACCAGTAAACATTTAGTGACAGATGTATCTCTTTACGAACAAAGTTATAGAAAAGCATTTTCTGAGTTTTACGGAAACATAGAAGATTATACCGTTTTAGCCTTGCTTCCGTCCTATTTAGAACGCAGTGGTTCCTCACTAATCTATATGGTTAAGGATTTAATAGCACTTTCAAATAACGAACACAGCGGCTTTTATTTGAATAATTATGATGAATTAATCGCTAAGCTTATTGAATTGGATAACGCGGGTCAGAATGTAATCTTAATTGGTGTTACTTATGCTTTATTGGATTTAATTGAGAAACAAAAATTCCAACTAAAGAATACCATCATCATGGAAACCGGCGGTATGAAAGGGAAGCGTAAGGAAATGATTCGGGAGGAATTGCACGAAATTTTGTGTAACGGTTTTGGAGTGCAAAATATCCATTCCGAATATGGGATGACTGAACTCTTATCACAAGCCTACTCTCTAGGAAATGGAATATTTGAATGTCCTGCTTGGATGCAAATTCTAATTCGGGATACAGAAGATGCTTTAACATACGTTGCTAATGGAAAAACTGGCGGGGTAAACGTTATTGATTTAGCCAATATTAACTCGTGCTCATTTATAGCTACGCAGGATTTGGGGAAAAAATACCCCAACAATTCTTTCGAAATATTAGGGCGCTTTGATAATTCTGATATTCGAGGTTGTAACTTGATGGTGATGTGA
- a CDS encoding T9SS type A sorting domain-containing protein, whose amino-acid sequence MKKIYSLLLLVVSCASFGQTIYTENMGTPTGTTLIPAYSTGTAPATFQNSSPIAYSGTADVRITSVSSGYTAASGGGNVLINAIAEYFQIDGINTSAYTSSGLQLSFGINTPTAVTNLLTVEVSTNGTTWTPVTYTPTGIGWTLATISSGIPSSTTLSIRFTSTTASQFRLDDIKVFNFDPSCTLALGTPTAACDAITFGLDTYTVTIPYTGGTSGAYTFTPSSGTVGGDNPATVPVGNIVVSGVTEGTGFTLHITKGSCTYDANAVAAIDCKPANALPFEDKFPYTVGSALGANQTWANANTGDSILAIAGSLSYTGVTSTGNSVSFVGTGAECQTPFTATTSADSGLYARFLINVTDYGTIADASTTYFATLTDGNPSNHKGRLFIKKSGTQYQLGLDAASTTTNFASTLFNVGDVVCVVLGYDFAGNTLKAWFNPTLATLTDATTPDLTSTPTTAITTLGGFLLRQDSATLTPTITVDELKITTTIAGLLGVSQNSAIAGLKIYPNPVSGGTLFIETAANAEKTITVYDVLGKQVLNTTTADSAVNVSSLHTGVYIVNITEEGKTASRKLVIK is encoded by the coding sequence ATGAAAAAAATTTACTCTTTATTATTATTGGTAGTTAGTTGCGCGTCTTTTGGGCAAACTATCTATACAGAAAACATGGGAACTCCAACTGGAACAACATTAATTCCAGCTTACAGTACTGGTACTGCTCCTGCAACTTTCCAAAATTCTTCTCCAATCGCTTATTCTGGTACTGCTGATGTTAGAATCACAAGTGTATCTAGTGGATATACGGCTGCTTCTGGAGGTGGTAATGTTTTAATAAATGCTATTGCGGAATATTTTCAAATTGACGGAATAAATACATCGGCATATACTTCTTCAGGATTACAACTTTCTTTTGGAATTAATACGCCTACAGCAGTAACAAATCTATTAACTGTAGAAGTTAGTACAAACGGGACAACATGGACGCCGGTAACTTATACCCCAACTGGAATTGGTTGGACTTTGGCCACAATTTCCTCAGGAATTCCATCATCTACAACCTTATCTATTAGATTTACATCAACTACAGCGTCACAATTTAGACTTGATGACATAAAAGTTTTCAATTTTGATCCTTCATGTACATTAGCTCTTGGAACTCCAACAGCCGCATGTGATGCAATTACTTTTGGACTTGATACTTATACAGTTACCATTCCTTACACAGGAGGAACTTCTGGAGCTTATACCTTCACTCCTTCATCAGGAACTGTAGGAGGTGATAATCCTGCTACAGTACCAGTAGGTAATATTGTTGTAAGTGGTGTTACTGAAGGTACAGGGTTCACATTACACATAACTAAAGGAAGTTGTACTTACGATGCCAATGCTGTTGCTGCTATTGATTGCAAACCAGCTAACGCATTACCTTTTGAAGATAAATTCCCTTATACTGTTGGTTCTGCTTTAGGAGCTAATCAAACTTGGGCTAATGCTAATACTGGAGACAGTATTCTTGCCATTGCAGGAAGTTTAAGTTATACAGGTGTTACTTCAACTGGCAACTCAGTTTCTTTTGTTGGTACAGGTGCTGAATGTCAAACTCCATTTACTGCTACAACTAGTGCTGATAGCGGTTTATATGCAAGATTTTTAATCAATGTTACTGATTACGGAACAATAGCTGATGCTAGTACAACATATTTTGCAACTTTAACAGACGGTAATCCATCTAATCACAAAGGTAGATTGTTTATCAAAAAGAGTGGAACTCAATATCAGTTAGGCTTAGACGCTGCTTCTACTACAACTAACTTTGCCTCTACATTGTTTAATGTTGGTGATGTTGTATGTGTAGTTTTAGGTTATGATTTTGCTGGAAATACTTTAAAAGCTTGGTTTAACCCAACTCTTGCTACTTTAACAGATGCTACAACTCCAGACTTAACATCAACTCCAACTACAGCTATCACTACTTTAGGAGGGTTTTTATTAAGACAAGATAGCGCTACATTAACTCCAACAATTACTGTTGACGAATTAAAAATCACAACTACAATTGCTGGTTTATTAGGTGTTAGTCAAAACAGTGCTATTGCAGGTTTAAAAATATATCCTAACCCAGTTTCAGGTGGAACTTTGTTCATCGAAACTGCTGCTAATGCTGAGAAAACAATCACTGTTTATGATGTATTAGGAAAACAAGTATTAAACACTACAACTGCTGATAGTGCTGTAAATGTTAGCTCATTACACACTGGCGTTTATATTGTAAACATTACTGAAGAAGGAAAAACTGCTTCAAGAAAATTAGTTATCAAATAA
- a CDS encoding T9SS type A sorting domain-containing protein, with product MAKNYFILPFIFCLFTLATYAQDGKQQGNDALGFYPNPVSNGKIYITSKTSLDKEVLIFDVLGKKVLQTTISSRELNISSIPPGVYIIKITEGETTTTRKLIIR from the coding sequence ATGGCTAAAAATTACTTTATACTACCTTTTATTTTTTGTTTGTTTACCCTTGCTACTTATGCACAAGATGGTAAACAGCAAGGTAATGATGCATTAGGATTTTATCCTAATCCAGTTAGTAATGGTAAGATTTACATCACTTCTAAAACCAGCCTTGATAAAGAAGTCTTGATTTTTGATGTGCTTGGAAAAAAGGTTTTACAAACTACAATTTCTTCTCGAGAATTAAACATATCCTCAATCCCTCCTGGTGTTTATATCATAAAAATCACAGAAGGCGAAACTACCACCACTAGAAAACTTATTATCAGATAG
- a CDS encoding response regulator transcription factor gives MKKKDIKILLVDDEQDILEIVGYNLSQEGYQIITATNGKEAITKAKKELPHLIIMDVMMPEMDGMEACENIRKLPELSNVIITFLTARSEDYSQVAGFDAGADDYITKPIKPKLLVSKVKALLRRLKSDEHASETLNVGGIEINREEYKIVKDNKEIILPRKEFELFYLLASKPGKVFKREEILDKVWGNEVIVGGRTIDVHIRKLREKIGEDLFKTIKGVGYKLEV, from the coding sequence ATGAAAAAGAAAGACATCAAGATTTTATTAGTAGATGATGAGCAAGATATCCTAGAGATTGTAGGGTATAATCTTTCCCAGGAAGGGTATCAAATAATTACCGCTACCAATGGGAAAGAGGCCATAACCAAAGCCAAAAAAGAATTGCCACATCTCATTATTATGGATGTAATGATGCCCGAAATGGACGGTATGGAAGCCTGCGAAAACATCAGAAAACTACCAGAATTGAGCAATGTTATTATTACTTTTTTAACAGCAAGAAGCGAAGATTACTCACAAGTGGCTGGATTTGATGCAGGAGCGGATGATTATATTACAAAACCTATCAAACCAAAATTATTAGTTAGTAAAGTAAAAGCACTACTTCGTCGTTTGAAAAGTGATGAACATGCTTCAGAAACACTTAATGTTGGGGGCATCGAAATTAATAGAGAAGAATATAAAATTGTCAAGGACAACAAAGAAATTATACTGCCAAGAAAAGAATTTGAGTTGTTTTATCTTTTAGCTTCTAAACCTGGAAAGGTTTTTAAAAGAGAAGAAATTTTAGATAAGGTTTGGGGCAATGAAGTCATCGTAGGTGGAAGAACTATTGATGTTCACATTAGAAAACTCCGTGAAAAAATTGGCGAAGACTTATTTAAAACCATCAAAGGAGTTGGCTACAAATTAGAAGTGTAA
- a CDS encoding sensor histidine kinase, with amino-acid sequence MKIKFKKTYTFALVSTSYITAFSTGFLAVLLWFFHEFSLPIVTVFAFSIATFSFFVIQYRVERFIYRRVKKIYDDVSLLESTSFRNQPITTDMATLTQQVKKFATDKKLEIETLKVREEYRREFLGNVSHELKTPLFTVQGYLSTLLDGAINDKSVRKKYLERAEKGVERLIYIVEDLDMISKLEMGDVNLELSRFDIVELVQNVFDLLEMNADKKNIILMFDRKYNKPIIVFADKEKIEQVLTNLVTNSIKYGKENGTTEVTIEDLVNDKVIIRFRDDGEGIEKQNIPRLFERFYRVDKSGARSEGGSGLGLSIVKHIIEAHGEKIYVESEFGKGSEFSFTLEKDQ; translated from the coding sequence ATGAAAATAAAATTCAAGAAAACATACACGTTTGCCCTAGTTTCAACGTCTTACATTACTGCTTTTTCTACAGGTTTTCTTGCTGTTTTGTTATGGTTTTTTCATGAGTTTTCTTTGCCAATAGTAACCGTTTTTGCTTTTTCTATTGCTACCTTTTCCTTTTTTGTTATTCAATACCGTGTTGAAAGATTCATCTACAGAAGGGTTAAAAAAATCTATGATGACGTTTCTCTTTTAGAATCTACTTCATTTCGTAATCAACCCATAACAACAGATATGGCGACTTTGACGCAACAAGTTAAAAAGTTTGCGACAGATAAAAAATTAGAAATCGAAACCCTAAAAGTGCGTGAAGAATATAGACGTGAATTTTTAGGAAACGTTTCACACGAATTAAAAACGCCTTTATTTACCGTTCAAGGCTATCTTTCTACTTTGCTAGATGGTGCTATTAATGATAAAAGTGTTAGAAAAAAATATTTAGAAAGAGCCGAAAAAGGGGTAGAGCGATTAATTTATATCGTTGAAGATTTAGATATGATTTCCAAACTCGAAATGGGTGATGTTAATCTTGAATTATCAAGGTTTGATATTGTAGAGTTGGTTCAAAATGTGTTTGATTTATTGGAAATGAATGCCGATAAAAAGAACATTATCCTCATGTTTGACAGAAAGTATAACAAACCCATAATAGTTTTTGCCGACAAAGAAAAAATCGAACAAGTCTTGACCAATTTGGTAACCAATTCTATAAAATATGGAAAGGAAAACGGTACGACCGAAGTCACGATTGAAGATTTAGTAAATGACAAAGTTATTATCCGTTTTAGAGACGATGGAGAAGGTATAGAAAAACAAAATATACCAAGGCTCTTCGAACGTTTTTATAGAGTAGATAAAAGCGGTGCTAGAAGCGAAGGTGGTTCAGGATTAGGGCTTTCTATTGTGAAACACATAATCGAAGCTCATGGTGAAAAAATCTATGTAGAAAGTGAATTCGGAAAAGGATCTGAGTTTTCATTCACCCTCGAAAAGGATCAATAA
- a CDS encoding glycosyltransferase, translated as MENSKKNILVAPLNWGLGHATRCIPIIRELEKNGFAPILASDGVALQMLQKEFPHLQALELPSYDIEYAKNEADFKWKLIKNSPKMIDAIFSEKKIVKKWIAEYHLQGIISDNRLGVYSKKIPCVFITHQLNVLSGKTTWISSKLHQHFIKKFTECWIPDMEKNPNLTGKLGHLKKNKLNLNYIGPLSRLEKRDLPIRYDLMVILSGPEPQRTFLEQKLKNEVRLFAGKVLFIKGSVEEEQKIDQDENVTYYNFMTSAELETAFNESEMVLCRSGYTTVMDLAKLGKKAFFIPTPGQFEQEYLAKRFKRNGYAPYSKQDDFKIEFLKDVKLYRGLPQLEKTIHWKQLLILFEGE; from the coding sequence TTGGAAAATTCAAAAAAAAATATTCTTGTTGCCCCATTAAATTGGGGGTTAGGCCATGCTACACGATGCATTCCTATCATTCGTGAGTTAGAAAAAAATGGTTTTGCACCAATACTAGCTTCTGATGGTGTTGCTTTGCAAATGCTTCAAAAAGAATTTCCTCATTTACAAGCATTGGAATTACCTTCTTATGATATTGAATATGCTAAAAATGAGGCTGATTTTAAATGGAAACTAATAAAAAACAGTCCAAAAATGATTGATGCTATCTTTTCCGAGAAGAAAATCGTCAAAAAATGGATAGCAGAATACCATCTTCAAGGTATCATATCGGATAACCGTTTAGGGGTTTATAGCAAAAAAATTCCTTGTGTTTTCATTACGCATCAATTGAATGTATTATCAGGAAAAACCACATGGATTTCTAGTAAGCTACACCAACATTTTATCAAAAAGTTCACAGAATGTTGGATTCCCGATATGGAAAAAAATCCGAATCTTACTGGAAAACTGGGACATCTAAAGAAGAACAAATTAAATCTAAACTACATTGGCCCACTTAGCCGATTAGAGAAAAGAGATTTACCAATCCGATATGATTTGATGGTTATTCTCTCTGGTCCTGAACCGCAACGTACTTTTTTGGAACAAAAGCTCAAGAATGAGGTTCGCCTTTTTGCTGGAAAAGTTCTTTTCATCAAAGGAAGCGTTGAGGAAGAGCAAAAAATAGATCAGGATGAAAATGTAACCTATTACAATTTTATGACTTCTGCCGAGCTAGAAACAGCTTTCAACGAAAGTGAAATGGTGTTGTGTCGATCAGGTTACACCACTGTCATGGATTTGGCAAAGTTAGGAAAGAAAGCTTTTTTCATCCCAACTCCGGGGCAATTTGAACAAGAATATTTGGCTAAGCGATTTAAAAGAAATGGTTATGCGCCTTATAGCAAACAAGATGATTTCAAAATTGAATTTTTAAAAGATGTGAAATTATATCGGGGTTTGCCTCAGTTGGAAAAAACAATTCACTGGAAACAGTTATTGATCCTTTTCGAGGGTGAATGA
- the trmB gene encoding tRNA (guanosine(46)-N7)-methyltransferase TrmB — protein MGSKNKLKRFKENETFENVFQPTREEVVNGEFPLRGKWNTDFFKNDNPIVIELGCGKGEYSVGLAERYPEKNFVGIDIKGARFWRGAKTAVDSAMFNVAFVRTQIELINFIFAEKEVDEIWITFPDPQIKYKRTKHRMTNSEFLQLYKKILKPEGVVNLKTDSEFMHGYTLGLLHGEGHEVLYANHNVYKNEGAPSEVTSIQTFYEKQYLEINKAITYIRFKIK, from the coding sequence GTGGGAAGTAAGAATAAATTAAAGCGGTTTAAAGAAAACGAGACTTTTGAAAACGTTTTTCAACCAACAAGAGAAGAGGTAGTAAATGGAGAATTTCCGTTAAGAGGGAAATGGAATACCGATTTTTTTAAAAATGACAATCCTATCGTTATTGAGCTAGGTTGTGGCAAAGGGGAGTATTCAGTTGGTTTAGCCGAACGATATCCAGAGAAAAACTTTGTTGGAATAGATATTAAAGGAGCCCGTTTTTGGCGTGGAGCTAAAACGGCTGTGGATAGCGCCATGTTTAATGTAGCTTTTGTTCGAACACAAATCGAGTTAATTAATTTTATTTTCGCTGAAAAGGAAGTAGATGAAATTTGGATTACTTTCCCTGATCCGCAAATCAAATACAAACGTACCAAACACCGTATGACCAACTCAGAATTCCTGCAGTTGTACAAAAAAATCCTCAAACCAGAAGGCGTTGTCAATCTCAAAACGGATAGCGAATTCATGCACGGATATACCTTGGGATTATTGCATGGTGAAGGGCACGAAGTGTTGTATGCTAACCATAATGTTTATAAAAATGAAGGAGCACCAAGTGAAGTAACTTCTATTCAAACATTCTATGAAAAGCAATATTTGGAAATCAACAAAGCAATTACGTATATTCGTTTCAAAATCAAATAA
- a CDS encoding LysE family transporter: MTYFLPLVLGFCIAFLAVILPGLINMTAAKISTQEGRNEALSFAVGASVIIFFQTFIAVLFARFINNHQEIISTLQEIGIFVFTGLSIYFFWIAKKPKKIKTDIKIKAKSNRFFFGMLLSTLNLLPVPFYVFASMSLSASGYFSFDKIPVSCFVTGVVLGSFSVFYIYIVAFKKIEKKTDFLFKNINTIIGSVTTFMAVVTLLKLLYK; the protein is encoded by the coding sequence ATGACTTATTTTCTGCCACTTGTTTTGGGTTTTTGCATTGCTTTTTTGGCGGTTATCCTTCCAGGACTAATCAATATGACGGCAGCCAAAATAAGTACACAAGAAGGCAGAAATGAAGCGCTAAGTTTTGCTGTTGGGGCTTCTGTAATTATCTTTTTTCAAACTTTTATTGCAGTCCTTTTTGCTCGATTCATTAACAACCATCAGGAGATTATTTCCACCTTACAAGAAATCGGCATTTTTGTATTTACGGGATTGAGCATTTACTTTTTTTGGATTGCCAAAAAACCAAAGAAAATTAAAACCGACATCAAAATAAAAGCAAAGTCTAATCGTTTCTTTTTCGGAATGTTGTTGTCTACATTGAATTTGCTCCCAGTTCCATTTTATGTTTTTGCTAGCATGAGTTTGTCGGCATCGGGTTATTTCAGTTTTGATAAAATTCCAGTTTCTTGTTTTGTTACAGGTGTGGTTTTAGGTTCTTTTAGCGTTTTTTATATTTATATAGTAGCCTTTAAAAAGATAGAAAAAAAGACCGATTTTTTGTTTAAAAACATTAATACGATAATTGGTTCTGTCACTACTTTTATGGCTGTTGTCACCTTGTTAAAATTACTTTATAAATAA
- a CDS encoding MGMT family protein, which yields MEANFFERVYAIARQIPEGKVTSYGAIAKALGTGRSARMVGWAMNASHNMEDVPAHRVVNRIGVLSGKHHFEGTNLMQQLLENEGIKVVNNQIVDFEKHFWMPEIITPLNTL from the coding sequence ATGGAAGCCAATTTCTTCGAAAGAGTTTATGCTATTGCAAGACAAATTCCAGAAGGGAAAGTTACTTCTTATGGTGCTATTGCAAAGGCTTTAGGTACTGGTCGTTCGGCTAGAATGGTAGGTTGGGCTATGAATGCTTCTCATAATATGGAGGATGTTCCTGCTCATCGTGTAGTAAACCGCATCGGAGTGCTTTCAGGAAAGCATCATTTCGAGGGGACAAACTTGATGCAGCAGCTCTTAGAAAACGAAGGCATCAAAGTTGTCAATAATCAAATCGTAGATTTTGAGAAACATTTTTGGATGCCTGAGATTATTACTCCACTAAACACACTGTAA
- a CDS encoding sensor histidine kinase, which yields MFKIQKIYHSLFIRLLLILCSSGLSIFFFYKDLGYTGLFSTFISFLLLVEIYFFLRNAFLLYDRTIASILQNDFSSDFSKHRSYENYKSLFQLYKKLKEKQHEQVSKDIIYRSILNNIETGIIILQKEEDSWNIFLMNDYFSKYFAVPKVSKWHYLKNQLPSLCNIIEEQGFQEMKSSLQIRVNKQDTQTFIIQTSRTKTFHQEYYIVLLDSIQKVVEKKEKEAWVNLMKVISHELLNSLTPIRSLSQNLNELVQQESLSTEDLEDIKQSVTTMHNRSNHLQEFVESYRKLAMLPSPKKEKTELSELVENCLEIMNPLLKKDGITIINDIAFKRWILVDKNQMEQVIINLLTNSMYALQEKKIKEIVISAQVKEKRVYLIITDTGTGVEPEIEDKIFLPFFTTRKDGAGIGLTLSKNIIEAHGGYLAFENGDNQTKFTVCLVE from the coding sequence ATGTTTAAAATCCAAAAGATATATCACTCCCTTTTTATTAGACTGCTGCTTATTTTGTGTAGTAGTGGTTTGAGCATCTTCTTTTTTTACAAAGATTTAGGCTATACCGGTTTGTTTTCAACTTTTATCTCCTTTTTATTGTTGGTTGAAATCTACTTTTTCCTGCGAAATGCTTTTTTGCTTTATGACCGAACTATCGCTTCAATTTTACAGAATGATTTTTCTTCTGACTTTTCTAAACACAGGTCTTATGAAAACTATAAAAGCCTTTTTCAACTGTATAAAAAGCTGAAAGAAAAACAACACGAACAAGTTTCTAAAGACATCATTTATCGATCCATTTTAAACAATATTGAAACCGGAATTATTATCCTGCAAAAGGAAGAAGACTCATGGAATATCTTTCTGATGAACGATTATTTTTCCAAATATTTTGCAGTTCCTAAGGTTTCCAAGTGGCATTATCTAAAAAACCAATTGCCATCGCTTTGCAATATAATTGAAGAACAAGGCTTTCAAGAAATGAAAAGTTCGCTGCAAATACGAGTTAACAAACAAGACACCCAAACGTTTATCATTCAAACATCGAGGACAAAAACGTTCCATCAGGAGTACTACATTGTTTTGTTGGACAGCATTCAAAAAGTCGTTGAAAAAAAGGAGAAAGAAGCATGGGTTAATTTGATGAAAGTAATCTCGCATGAGCTATTGAATTCGCTTACGCCGATTCGGTCGCTTTCGCAGAATTTAAACGAATTAGTGCAACAGGAAAGTCTATCAACGGAAGATTTAGAAGACATCAAACAAAGCGTTACTACGATGCACAACCGAAGCAATCACCTGCAGGAATTTGTAGAAAGCTATAGAAAACTGGCCATGTTGCCTTCGCCAAAAAAAGAAAAAACAGAGCTATCTGAATTGGTTGAAAATTGTTTGGAGATTATGAATCCTTTGCTCAAGAAAGACGGCATAACTATAATCAACGATATTGCGTTTAAGCGATGGATTCTCGTTGACAAAAACCAAATGGAGCAAGTGATTATCAATTTGCTGACCAACAGCATGTATGCTTTACAAGAAAAAAAAATCAAGGAAATTGTGATTTCTGCTCAAGTAAAAGAAAAGCGTGTTTATCTTATTATTACGGACACCGGAACAGGTGTTGAACCAGAAATTGAAGATAAAATTTTCCTTCCATTTTTCACTACACGTAAAGATGGGGCAGGAATTGGATTGACGTTATCCAAAAATATTATTGAAGCTCACGGTGGTTATCTGGCTTTTGAAAATGGCGATAATCAGACGAAGTTTACAGTGTGTTTAGTGGAGTAA
- a CDS encoding sigma-54-dependent transcriptional regulator produces MKKTNANILVIDDQEDILFAAKMLLKKHFETIFTINKPRNVLSLLAENEIDVVLLDMNYRIGFEDGREGLYFLKEIKTLSPKTVVILMTAFGKVETAVEGLKSGAFDYVLKPWGNEKLVEIVKQAVEESRKTKRKSDKKPIVDSFFIGDSNTIKKAYALGEKVAKTDANVLILGENGTGKFVMAQYIHQQSARKNSPFIHVDLGSLNDNIFESELFGYAKGAFTDAKNDTAGRFENAQNGTIFLDEIGNVPLHLQSKLLQVLQTKTITRLGESKPRPLDVRIITATNLNLKEEVAQKRFREDLYYRINTMEITLPSLRDRNEDKIPLAQFLLDKIIAKYERNTITFSEKALEQIGKHAWNGNIREMENRIERAVILCDNNTISASDLDLDQITFYENRDDIPLSDVEKNTIEKVLAKHQYNISKSADELGLSRAALYRRMEKYNISNS; encoded by the coding sequence ATGAAAAAAACCAATGCCAACATATTAGTGATAGACGACCAGGAAGACATTCTTTTTGCGGCAAAAATGCTTTTAAAAAAACATTTTGAAACAATTTTCACGATTAATAAACCAAGAAATGTACTTAGTTTACTAGCTGAAAATGAAATTGATGTAGTACTGTTAGATATGAATTACCGTATTGGCTTTGAAGATGGAAGAGAAGGTTTGTATTTTTTGAAAGAGATTAAAACGCTTTCGCCAAAAACTGTTGTGATACTAATGACGGCATTTGGCAAAGTAGAAACTGCTGTGGAAGGATTAAAATCGGGAGCTTTTGATTATGTATTAAAACCTTGGGGAAACGAAAAACTAGTCGAAATCGTAAAACAAGCTGTTGAAGAAAGTCGTAAAACAAAAAGAAAATCAGATAAAAAACCCATTGTAGATTCTTTTTTTATTGGAGATTCAAACACCATTAAAAAAGCCTATGCTTTGGGTGAAAAAGTAGCCAAAACCGATGCCAATGTATTGATTTTAGGAGAAAACGGAACCGGAAAATTCGTTATGGCACAATATATTCACCAGCAATCAGCTCGTAAAAACAGTCCGTTTATTCATGTTGATTTGGGTTCGTTAAACGATAACATTTTTGAAAGTGAACTTTTTGGTTATGCCAAAGGCGCATTTACTGATGCTAAAAACGATACAGCCGGAAGGTTTGAAAACGCTCAAAACGGAACTATTTTTTTGGATGAAATCGGAAACGTTCCGCTTCATTTACAATCTAAATTATTGCAGGTACTACAAACCAAAACCATTACCCGATTAGGAGAATCAAAACCTCGTCCGTTGGATGTTCGAATCATTACAGCAACCAATCTGAATTTGAAAGAAGAAGTAGCTCAAAAAAGATTTAGGGAAGATTTGTATTATCGCATTAATACCATGGAAATCACCTTGCCTTCGCTAAGAGATCGGAATGAAGACAAAATTCCGTTAGCACAATTTCTATTAGATAAAATCATTGCAAAGTATGAGCGTAATACCATTACTTTTAGCGAAAAAGCATTGGAACAAATTGGAAAACATGCCTGGAACGGCAACATTCGGGAAATGGAAAATCGTATCGAACGAGCCGTAATTCTTTGCGATAACAATACCATTTCTGCTTCCGATTTGGATTTAGATCAAATTACTTTTTACGAAAATCGCGATGATATTCCGCTTTCGGATGTAGAGAAAAACACCATAGAAAAAGTGTTGGCAAAGCACCAATACAATATCAGTAAATCGGCTGACGAATTAGGATTATCTCGAGCCGCATTATACCGAAGAATGGAGAAGTACAACATCAGCAATTCCTAA